Proteins encoded within one genomic window of Bradyrhizobium sp. 186:
- a CDS encoding CopD family protein, whose amino-acid sequence MRLLAALATLLLVVGFATGAAAHAALTSVEPASGSLLATAPKAVVLHFNEAVTPGAIRLIDGAGRVRDDAAVSASGETVSVAVPPDLPQGTAVVSYRVISQDGHPVGGSVIFSIGMPTATQPPGNADGGLNALIWLARIGLYLGLFVGVGGVFFARWIAWSMTGMTVPRVALAIGLPSAIASLGMLGLDLLGLSPAALVTIAPWKVAFATSAGPALLVAIATMLCGLMALRSDWYARAFAAIAFVGVGLSLAMTGHAATAPPEALTRPAIFLHGLGVAFWIGALAPLVALVSKPTAAALPVVNRFSRVAVPAIAMLALTGLALAIVQLEKLSALVETRYGLILSIKLVLVVVLLALAGLNRFRLTPALARNPKAATALKRSILLECAIALGIFAVVSGWRFTPPPRTIVPETPLAIHIHTDKAMFQVLVLPGKAGVDDFVLQLMTGEATPLTAKEATLTLSLPERGIEPMERAAELGPDGYWHVRKVELPFAGRWHMRVDALVTDFEKITLEDELDVAPP is encoded by the coding sequence ATGCGCCTGCTCGCCGCGCTCGCGACGCTGCTCCTCGTTGTCGGCTTCGCGACCGGCGCGGCGGCGCATGCGGCGCTGACCTCGGTCGAGCCGGCGAGCGGCAGCTTGCTTGCGACTGCGCCGAAGGCGGTAGTGCTGCACTTCAACGAGGCGGTGACGCCGGGCGCGATCCGGCTGATCGACGGTGCGGGCAGGGTGCGTGACGATGCGGCCGTCAGCGCATCGGGCGAGACCGTCTCGGTCGCGGTGCCGCCGGACCTGCCGCAAGGCACGGCGGTCGTGAGCTATCGCGTGATCTCGCAGGACGGCCATCCCGTCGGGGGATCAGTGATCTTTTCGATCGGCATGCCGACGGCGACGCAACCTCCCGGAAATGCGGACGGCGGACTGAACGCGCTGATCTGGCTTGCGCGGATCGGTCTCTATCTCGGGCTCTTTGTCGGCGTCGGCGGCGTGTTCTTTGCGCGCTGGATTGCATGGTCGATGACGGGCATGACCGTCCCACGCGTGGCGCTCGCGATCGGCCTTCCGAGCGCCATTGCCTCGCTTGGCATGCTGGGCCTCGATCTCCTCGGTCTTTCGCCAGCGGCTCTCGTGACCATTGCCCCCTGGAAGGTGGCGTTCGCGACCAGCGCCGGCCCCGCCTTGCTGGTTGCCATCGCCACGATGCTGTGCGGGCTGATGGCGCTGCGCAGCGACTGGTACGCGCGCGCTTTTGCCGCTATCGCTTTCGTCGGCGTCGGCCTGTCGCTCGCGATGACCGGGCACGCCGCAACGGCGCCGCCCGAGGCGTTGACGCGGCCTGCGATCTTTCTGCACGGCCTCGGCGTGGCCTTCTGGATAGGCGCCCTGGCGCCGCTTGTTGCGCTGGTGTCAAAGCCGACGGCGGCAGCGTTGCCGGTTGTGAACCGCTTCTCCCGCGTCGCCGTGCCAGCGATCGCTATGTTGGCGTTGACCGGTCTTGCGCTCGCGATCGTCCAGCTCGAAAAATTGTCTGCGCTGGTCGAGACCCGCTACGGCCTCATCCTCTCGATCAAGCTTGTGCTGGTCGTCGTGCTGCTGGCGCTTGCCGGGCTCAATCGCTTCCGCCTGACACCGGCCCTGGCGCGGAATCCGAAGGCCGCGACCGCGTTGAAGCGCTCGATCCTGCTGGAATGCGCGATCGCTCTCGGCATCTTCGCCGTCGTCTCCGGCTGGCGCTTTACGCCGCCGCCGCGGACCATCGTTCCGGAGACGCCGCTGGCGATCCACATCCACACCGACAAGGCTATGTTCCAGGTCCTGGTCTTGCCGGGCAAAGCTGGTGTCGACGACTTCGTGCTCCAGCTCATGACCGGCGAGGCGACGCCGCTGACGGCCAAGGAGGCGACGCTGACCCTGAGCCTGCCCGAGCGCGGCATCGAGCCGATGGAGCGCGCCGCGGAGCTCGGGCCCGACGGCTACTGGCATGTTCGCAAGGTCGAGCTTCCTTTTGCCGGTCGCTGGCACATGCGCGTCGACGCGCTGGTGACCGACTTCGAGAAGATCACGCTGGAGGATGAACTTGATGTGGCGCCGCCCTAA
- a CDS encoding YcnI family protein has product MAKTSWLIVLGVLAATPASAHVFLESKQATVGGSYKAVFAVPHGCAGSPTVKIRVQIPEGVIAVKPMPKAGWNVDVVEGKYASEYDYHGNKLASGVKEVTWSGGKLPDKNYDEFVMHTVLTDSLKPNATLYFPVVQECETGVSRWIEIPAEGAGHSREGKAPAPAVKLLPKP; this is encoded by the coding sequence ATGGCAAAGACATCCTGGCTTATTGTTCTGGGCGTACTTGCGGCAACGCCGGCGAGTGCGCACGTCTTCCTCGAGAGCAAACAGGCCACGGTCGGTGGATCCTACAAGGCCGTCTTCGCCGTGCCGCACGGCTGCGCGGGCTCGCCCACGGTGAAGATCCGTGTGCAGATTCCGGAGGGCGTGATCGCGGTAAAGCCGATGCCGAAGGCGGGCTGGAACGTCGATGTCGTCGAGGGCAAATATGCCAGCGAATACGACTATCACGGCAACAAACTCGCCTCCGGCGTCAAGGAGGTGACGTGGTCCGGCGGCAAGCTGCCGGATAAGAACTACGACGAATTCGTCATGCATACCGTCCTGACCGACTCGCTCAAACCGAACGCGACCCTGTATTTCCCCGTCGTCCAGGAGTGCGAGACCGGCGTCAGCCGCTGGATCGAAATCCCGGCGGAAGGGGCCGGGCATTCGCGTGAGGGCAAGGCGCCGGCACCGGCCGTGAAGCTGTTGCCAAAACCCTGA
- a CDS encoding copper chaperone PCu(A)C, with amino-acid sequence MKKIKQTLLTISLLLSGCAVAQADEIKAGDLVISQAWSRATPGGAKVAGGYLTIENKGTAPDRLIAVSAEIAGKAEVHEMAMDNGVMKMRLLDKGLVIDPGKTVKFAPGGYHLMLQELKGAFKQGDKVPVTLQFEKAGKVAVSLDVQGVGAQAPGDAGHSGHMDMKKMPDHSGMKM; translated from the coding sequence ATGAAAAAAATCAAGCAGACCCTCCTCACGATTTCGCTGCTGCTGAGCGGCTGCGCCGTCGCACAGGCCGATGAAATCAAGGCCGGCGACCTCGTCATCTCGCAGGCCTGGAGCCGGGCGACGCCGGGCGGCGCGAAGGTCGCCGGCGGCTATCTCACCATCGAGAACAAGGGGACGGCGCCGGACAGGCTGATCGCGGTTTCGGCTGAAATCGCTGGCAAGGCTGAGGTCCATGAGATGGCGATGGACAACGGCGTGATGAAGATGCGCCTGCTCGACAAGGGCCTCGTGATCGATCCGGGCAAGACGGTGAAGTTCGCCCCCGGCGGCTACCATCTGATGCTCCAGGAGTTGAAGGGCGCCTTCAAGCAGGGTGACAAGGTGCCGGTGACGCTGCAGTTCGAGAAGGCCGGCAAGGTCGCCGTCTCCCTCGATGTCCAGGGCGTCGGCGCGCAGGCACCCGGCGATGCTGGCCATTCCGGCCACATGGACATGAAGAAAATGCCGGATCATTCGGGAATGAAGATGTGA
- a CDS encoding DUF2946 domain-containing protein: MARRMRARLQKFLPIVLLALAMQVLAPIAACLAAGQAVADPLQTAVICHSASEQGGPNDPTGSPTAHAGACALCCLAQANASFDSPPQAALSVPFRHAERVVWHDADVSVAAVQRGSGAQARGPPRFS; this comes from the coding sequence ATGGCTCGGCGAATGCGCGCACGGCTGCAAAAATTCCTACCCATCGTCCTGCTCGCGCTGGCGATGCAGGTGCTGGCGCCGATTGCCGCCTGCCTGGCGGCAGGGCAGGCCGTTGCCGATCCGCTCCAGACCGCCGTCATCTGCCACAGCGCCAGCGAGCAGGGCGGTCCGAACGATCCGACAGGCTCGCCGACCGCGCATGCCGGTGCGTGCGCCCTGTGTTGCCTGGCACAGGCCAACGCGTCTTTCGATTCGCCGCCGCAGGCCGCGCTCTCCGTTCCCTTTCGCCACGCCGAACGCGTGGTGTGGCACGACGCGGATGTATCTGTAGCCGCCGTCCAGAGGGGTTCAGGCGCCCAGGCACGCGGGCCTCCTCGCTTTTCCTGA
- the copD gene encoding copper homeostasis membrane protein CopD yields the protein MDWSAVGVPLVATRAVHFAATAITAGNMLFRTVVAEPVLHPEATLAAVFRTQAQRVSYFGLAIAAISGAVWLLLQSASMSGLPLHDALTADVLSTVVNETQFGEVMIVRAGLAICVAACLAFDRAAIAQWLGLMASFAFSASLAWTGHAGATVGATGYLHLVADALHLIAASAWLGGLVPLILLLVAARRNHAILLAADTVRRFSTLGIISVTALMLSGLINAAILVGSFRALIITSYGHLLLLKLALFAVMLALATINRLLLVPRLARPGAGGLRWLARNSSIELVLGLAIFAIVGLLGTLHPAIHLVM from the coding sequence ATGGATTGGTCCGCAGTTGGGGTGCCCTTGGTTGCGACGCGTGCTGTGCATTTCGCGGCAACAGCGATCACGGCCGGAAACATGCTTTTTCGTACTGTAGTCGCCGAGCCCGTTTTGCACCCCGAAGCGACCTTGGCAGCCGTGTTTCGCACCCAAGCGCAACGGGTCTCGTACTTCGGTCTCGCCATTGCCGCGATTTCCGGCGCGGTCTGGCTGTTGCTTCAGTCCGCTTCAATGAGTGGATTGCCACTCCACGACGCACTGACTGCGGATGTGCTGTCGACAGTCGTCAACGAAACTCAGTTCGGCGAAGTGATGATCGTCCGGGCAGGCTTAGCAATCTGCGTCGCTGCTTGTTTGGCCTTTGACCGCGCAGCGATCGCACAATGGCTTGGATTGATGGCATCGTTCGCGTTTTCCGCAAGCCTTGCCTGGACTGGGCATGCCGGCGCGACGGTCGGCGCAACGGGCTATTTGCACCTCGTGGCGGATGCGCTCCATCTGATCGCCGCCTCGGCATGGCTCGGCGGTCTGGTGCCGCTGATTTTGCTGTTGGTCGCGGCCCGCCGGAACCACGCTATATTGCTCGCCGCCGATACGGTACGGCGGTTCTCGACGCTGGGCATCATCAGCGTGACGGCACTTATGCTCTCGGGTTTGATCAATGCCGCCATCCTGGTCGGCTCCTTTCGCGCGCTGATCATCACCAGCTATGGACATCTGCTGCTGCTCAAGCTCGCTCTGTTTGCGGTCATGCTGGCGCTCGCAACGATCAACCGGCTGTTGTTGGTGCCCCGGCTCGCACGGCCCGGCGCGGGCGGGTTGCGATGGCTCGCGCGCAACAGCTCCATCGAGCTGGTCCTTGGTCTTGCCATCTTCGCCATTGTCGGTCTGCTGGGAACGCTGCACCCCGCCATCCACCTCGTGATGTGA
- a CDS encoding copper resistance CopC family protein: protein MPRLIPGLMLLLLASLSAGDACAHAFLDHAEPRVGNKVGNPPREVTLWFTQKLEAAFSSITVTGPSGQRVDAGKARVSGDQMSVSLKGGGAGTYHVNWRVLSVDTHTTDGSFTFQVGP from the coding sequence ATGCCGCGCTTAATTCCGGGTCTGATGCTGCTGCTCCTGGCTTCCCTGTCGGCCGGCGATGCATGCGCTCACGCTTTTCTCGACCATGCCGAACCGCGTGTCGGTAACAAGGTCGGAAATCCTCCGCGTGAGGTGACACTCTGGTTCACGCAGAAACTGGAGGCAGCGTTCAGTTCGATCACAGTGACGGGCCCGTCGGGGCAACGCGTCGATGCCGGCAAGGCGCGCGTCAGCGGTGACCAGATGTCGGTCTCGCTGAAAGGCGGCGGCGCCGGCACCTACCACGTGAACTGGCGCGTATTGTCGGTGGATACGCATACCACCGATGGGAGCTTCACGTTCCAGGTCGGTCCTTAG
- a CDS encoding DUF2946 domain-containing protein: protein MARRMRARLQKFLPIVLLALVMQVLAPIAACLAAGQAVADPLQTAVICHSVSEQGGADQSGTPKAHGGGCSICCLVQASASLDSPPQAILAAPFRAAERVVWRPAADRLAVSRGGSNAQARAPPRAT, encoded by the coding sequence ATGGCTCGGCGGATGCGCGCACGGCTGCAAAAATTCCTACCCATTGTCCTGCTCGCGCTGGTGATGCAGGTGCTGGCGCCGATTGCCGCCTGCCTGGCGGCAGGGCAGGCCGTTGCCGATCCGCTCCAGACCGCCGTCATCTGCCACAGCGTCAGCGAGCAGGGCGGGGCAGACCAGTCCGGTACGCCGAAAGCACACGGCGGCGGTTGTTCGATCTGTTGCCTGGTACAGGCCAGTGCGTCGCTTGATTCGCCGCCACAGGCGATTCTCGCAGCGCCATTCCGTGCCGCTGAGCGGGTGGTGTGGCGCCCCGCAGCCGATCGTCTCGCCGTGTCCCGCGGCGGCTCCAACGCGCAGGCGCGCGCGCCACCGCGGGCGACGTGA
- a CDS encoding sugar ABC transporter substrate-binding protein — protein MSGTKDFSTTRRDLLQAAATAGAATAILGSMGINPALAAEVGRSEKPLKAAFSNAGLQATWCAQGKQAAEFWGKLFNVEVTWFDGQLDAVKQRAAIDNMASQKWDFVAIQAFGIGTLTQPVQKMIDAGTPVIDMDTLIAPLDQINVHSFLAPDNEFMGASVTQALCNAMGGKGKIIMTQGALGHTGAQGRAKGFNTVVKQFPGIEVLDTQPADWDVSKTARLWETYLTKYPQIDAAFFHNDDMALAAANIMKARNRTNILIGGVDAMPPAIQAVSEGRMFATVRNPSCRIHGGAIIAGVSAVVGGEKSGQGIPKNVVTDGPVVTKANAAGMQWMQDHFLI, from the coding sequence ATGTCCGGGACGAAAGATTTCTCGACGACCAGGCGCGATCTTCTTCAGGCGGCAGCGACCGCCGGCGCCGCAACTGCCATCCTCGGCAGCATGGGCATAAATCCCGCCCTTGCAGCCGAGGTCGGACGATCGGAGAAGCCGCTGAAGGCGGCGTTCTCCAACGCGGGCCTCCAGGCGACCTGGTGCGCGCAGGGCAAGCAGGCCGCGGAATTCTGGGGCAAGCTGTTCAATGTCGAGGTGACCTGGTTCGACGGCCAGCTCGATGCGGTGAAGCAGCGCGCGGCGATCGACAACATGGCCTCGCAGAAATGGGATTTCGTCGCGATCCAGGCCTTCGGCATCGGCACCCTCACCCAGCCCGTGCAGAAGATGATTGACGCCGGCACGCCGGTGATCGACATGGACACGCTGATTGCCCCTCTCGACCAGATCAACGTCCACTCCTTCCTCGCGCCTGACAACGAGTTCATGGGCGCCTCGGTGACGCAGGCGCTGTGCAACGCGATGGGCGGCAAGGGCAAGATCATCATGACGCAGGGCGCGCTCGGCCACACCGGCGCGCAGGGCCGCGCCAAGGGCTTCAACACGGTCGTCAAGCAATTCCCTGGTATCGAGGTGCTCGACACCCAGCCGGCCGACTGGGACGTCTCCAAGACCGCGCGGCTCTGGGAAACCTATCTGACGAAGTATCCGCAGATCGACGCGGCGTTCTTCCACAATGACGACATGGCGCTCGCCGCCGCCAACATCATGAAGGCGCGCAACCGGACCAACATCTTGATCGGCGGCGTCGACGCCATGCCGCCGGCAATCCAGGCGGTGAGCGAGGGCCGGATGTTCGCAACCGTGCGCAATCCGTCCTGCCGCATCCATGGCGGCGCCATCATCGCGGGCGTTTCCGCGGTCGTCGGCGGCGAGAAGAGCGGACAGGGCATCCCCAAGAATGTCGTCACCGACGGCCCGGTCGTGACCAAGGCCAACGCCGCCGGGATGCAGTGGATGCAGGATCACTTCCTGATCTGA
- a CDS encoding sugar ABC transporter ATP-binding protein: MSAGQRPILELQGITKSFGGVEALRGVDFALSPGEIHGLVGENGAGKSTLMKIIAGVHSEFSGRFLIDGQETHFRSARDAHAAGIAMVHQELSVAPDLTVAENVFLGNQPINRLGLVQWRRMAREAGEQLARFGIDVDPMSRLGDLPIGLQQLIEIARVLFSGARIVILDEPTSALSPPEVERLFATLRRLREEGTGIVFISHFIEDILRVSDTVTVFRNGRKVAETAASATSKGALIEAMIGRGGEALEHSYSDDLMLPQPSDSSVVLKVDQLSLARSLRDVSFEARAGEVLGIYGFMGCGQQELSRILFGKLKPDGGTLAVDGRAKTFASTAAARRAGVALVPESRRAMLFHQEPVYKNISISILDRISALLLKPAQERDIAKRQVEQLQIRPPVVGLDLGMLSGGNQQKVALAKWLTYPPKLLVLCEPTRGMDVGAKNDVINIVRDLRAKGLAIIVLSTEPETVLSLADRILVLKRGTVVREFKNEPVSKDRLLEAA, from the coding sequence ATGTCTGCGGGACAACGGCCTATCCTGGAGCTCCAGGGCATCACGAAGAGCTTCGGCGGCGTCGAAGCGCTTCGTGGTGTCGACTTTGCGCTCTCACCCGGCGAGATCCACGGTCTCGTCGGCGAGAACGGCGCTGGAAAAAGCACGCTGATGAAGATCATCGCCGGGGTGCACAGCGAATTCTCCGGCCGTTTCCTGATCGACGGACAGGAGACGCATTTCCGCTCGGCCCGCGATGCGCACGCGGCCGGCATCGCCATGGTGCATCAGGAGCTCAGCGTCGCGCCCGACCTGACGGTCGCGGAAAACGTGTTTTTGGGCAATCAACCGATCAACCGGCTCGGCCTCGTGCAATGGCGGCGCATGGCGCGCGAGGCCGGCGAGCAGCTCGCCCGCTTCGGCATCGACGTCGATCCGATGTCGCGGCTCGGCGACCTCCCGATCGGGCTCCAGCAGCTGATCGAGATCGCCCGCGTGCTGTTCTCAGGCGCCCGCATCGTCATCCTGGACGAGCCGACCTCCGCGCTCTCCCCGCCCGAGGTCGAGCGGCTGTTCGCGACGCTGCGGCGGCTGCGCGAGGAAGGCACCGGCATCGTCTTCATCTCGCATTTCATCGAGGATATCTTGCGCGTGTCCGATACGGTGACCGTGTTCCGCAACGGGCGGAAGGTCGCGGAAACCGCGGCTTCGGCGACCAGCAAGGGCGCGCTGATCGAGGCCATGATCGGTCGTGGCGGCGAAGCGCTCGAGCACAGCTACAGCGACGATCTGATGCTGCCGCAGCCGAGCGATAGCTCGGTGGTCCTGAAGGTCGACCAGCTTTCGCTCGCCCGCAGCCTCCGGGACGTCTCCTTCGAGGCGCGCGCCGGCGAGGTGCTCGGCATCTACGGTTTTATGGGCTGCGGCCAGCAGGAATTGTCGCGGATCCTGTTCGGCAAGCTGAAGCCGGATGGCGGGACGCTCGCCGTCGACGGCAGGGCAAAAACCTTTGCCAGCACGGCGGCGGCCCGGCGCGCGGGCGTGGCGCTGGTGCCGGAGAGCCGGCGCGCCATGCTGTTCCACCAGGAGCCCGTCTACAAGAACATCTCGATCAGCATCTTGGACCGCATCTCGGCGCTACTGCTCAAGCCCGCGCAGGAACGCGACATCGCCAAGCGGCAGGTCGAGCAGTTGCAGATCAGGCCGCCGGTGGTCGGCCTCGATCTCGGCATGCTCTCCGGCGGCAACCAGCAGAAGGTCGCACTTGCAAAGTGGCTGACCTATCCGCCGAAGCTGCTGGTGCTGTGCGAGCCGACCCGCGGCATGGATGTCGGTGCCAAGAACGACGTCATTAACATCGTCCGCGACCTCCGCGCCAAGGGGCTTGCGATTATCGTGCTGTCGACCGAGCCGGAGACGGTGCTGTCGCTGGCCGACCGCATCCTCGTGCTCAAGCGCGGCACGGTGGTGCGCGAATTCAAGAACGAGCCGGTCAGCAAGGACCGCCTGCTGGAAGCGGCGTGA
- a CDS encoding ABC transporter permease → MASSETVPAAARRARGLAPFLRSQMRNIAPFLTLIFLSGFFALASPSFATLDNFGNILTQVSVTGIIAVGLTFVILCAEIDLSIASIANVTGIAVAYFTLQESYVNIPNIPLPGAAAILLAILLCALLGLVNALGLTVIGIPSFIMTLAMMQIAAGISALLVRGQIAYKVPGVITTLGSGSIGGIPWIVIVAAIMLLGGHLVLTYTRFGRYVYMVGGNREAAEYSGLNVKLILGAVMVISAVCSGIGGMLGVAHFGSAQQNEFDTYLLDSIAAVVVGGTSLFGGRGGIGNTIVGLFVLGVLNNGLDHVNIDSFLKILIRGLILLAALVINVYAQRLREKAVE, encoded by the coding sequence ATGGCGAGCAGTGAGACGGTTCCAGCAGCAGCTCGGCGCGCGCGGGGTCTCGCGCCCTTCCTGCGCTCGCAGATGCGCAACATCGCGCCGTTCCTGACGCTGATCTTCCTGTCCGGCTTCTTCGCCCTTGCCAGCCCGTCCTTCGCCACGCTCGACAATTTCGGCAACATCCTCACGCAAGTATCGGTGACCGGCATCATCGCCGTCGGCCTCACCTTCGTGATCCTGTGCGCGGAGATCGATCTCTCGATTGCCAGCATCGCCAACGTCACCGGCATCGCGGTCGCCTATTTCACGCTCCAGGAATCCTACGTCAACATTCCCAACATTCCCCTGCCCGGCGCCGCGGCGATCCTGCTGGCCATTTTGCTCTGCGCGCTGCTCGGGCTCGTCAATGCGCTCGGACTCACCGTGATCGGCATCCCCTCCTTCATCATGACGCTTGCAATGATGCAGATCGCGGCCGGCATCTCGGCGCTGCTGGTGCGCGGCCAGATCGCCTACAAGGTGCCCGGCGTGATCACCACGCTCGGCTCCGGCTCGATCGGCGGCATTCCCTGGATCGTCATCGTAGCGGCGATCATGCTGCTCGGCGGCCATCTGGTGCTGACCTACACGCGCTTCGGCCGCTACGTCTACATGGTCGGGGGCAATCGTGAGGCGGCCGAATATTCCGGCCTCAACGTCAAGCTCATCCTCGGCGCGGTCATGGTGATCTCGGCGGTGTGCTCCGGCATCGGCGGCATGCTCGGTGTCGCCCATTTCGGCAGCGCGCAGCAGAACGAGTTCGACACCTACCTGCTCGATTCCATTGCGGCCGTCGTGGTCGGCGGCACCAGCCTGTTCGGCGGCCGCGGCGGCATCGGTAACACCATCGTCGGCCTGTTCGTGCTCGGCGTGCTCAACAACGGCCTCGACCACGTCAACATCGACAGCTTCCTGAAGATTCTCATCCGCGGCCTGATCCTGCTGGCAGCGCTGGTCATCAACGTCTACGCGCAGCGGCTGCGGGAGAAGGCGGTGGAGTAG
- a CDS encoding IS110 family transposase, which produces MLLDHPSDGPTAIRTQFGAIFVSLELSRSTWVITSLSPGTGEKMSRHSVTAGDTAELMKLFAELRRKAEARTRESYPIITIQEAGLDGFWLHRVLQQNGIESHVVDPASIATSRRRRRAKTDRLDGEALLRALLAYKRGEPRVCAMVVAPSPEEEDRRRLCRERATLIAERITHVNRIKGLLFAQGISDYVPLRRNRRARLEALRTGDGRELPSHLKAQIGRELDRVELLLEQIKAVEAARDALLAAARKPADKNAADKVAPDPVAMLLALKGLGANFAAVLWSEAFYRQFSNRRQVAAYAGLAATPWQSGGIRHEQGVSKAGNPRLRTTMIQLAWLWIRHQPQSALTRWFKERSPQGRKRAIVALARKLLVTLWKYVTAGETIEGAVMKPAA; this is translated from the coding sequence ATGTTGCTCGATCATCCTTCCGACGGACCGACCGCTATCCGCACGCAGTTTGGCGCAATTTTTGTGTCTTTGGAACTGAGCCGTTCGACGTGGGTGATTACGTCACTTTCGCCTGGTACGGGCGAGAAGATGTCCAGGCACAGCGTCACGGCCGGCGATACGGCTGAGCTGATGAAGCTGTTTGCGGAACTCAGGCGCAAGGCGGAGGCCAGGACCCGCGAGAGCTATCCGATCATCACGATCCAGGAAGCTGGGCTGGACGGGTTCTGGCTGCACCGTGTTCTGCAACAGAACGGCATTGAGAGCCACGTGGTCGATCCCGCCTCGATTGCGACGTCGCGACGGCGGCGGCGGGCCAAGACTGACAGGCTCGATGGCGAGGCGCTGTTGCGGGCGCTTCTGGCCTACAAGCGCGGCGAGCCGCGGGTCTGTGCGATGGTGGTTGCGCCCTCGCCTGAAGAGGAGGACCGGCGCAGGCTGTGTCGCGAACGAGCGACGCTGATCGCCGAGCGCATCACGCATGTGAACCGGATCAAGGGTCTTCTGTTCGCGCAGGGGATATCCGACTACGTGCCGCTGCGGCGCAATCGGCGGGCGCGGCTTGAGGCCTTGCGCACGGGCGACGGGCGGGAGCTGCCTTCGCATTTGAAGGCGCAGATCGGCCGCGAGCTCGATCGGGTCGAACTGCTTCTGGAACAGATCAAGGCGGTCGAGGCCGCGCGAGATGCTCTGCTGGCCGCAGCCCGGAAGCCTGCAGACAAGAACGCTGCAGACAAGGTCGCGCCGGATCCGGTGGCGATGCTGCTGGCCTTGAAAGGGCTCGGCGCCAACTTTGCGGCCGTGCTCTGGTCGGAGGCGTTCTACCGGCAGTTCTCCAACCGCCGCCAGGTCGCCGCCTATGCGGGGCTTGCGGCGACGCCGTGGCAAAGCGGAGGCATCCGGCACGAGCAGGGCGTGTCGAAGGCCGGCAATCCCAGGCTGCGGACCACAATGATCCAGCTCGCCTGGCTGTGGATACGTCACCAGCCGCAGTCGGCCCTGACGCGCTGGTTCAAGGAGCGAAGCCCGCAAGGCCGCAAGCGCGCGATCGTGGCGCTGGCGCGCAAGCTTCTCGTGACCTTGTGGAAGTATGTCACCGCGGGCGAGACCATCGAGGGGGCCGTGATGAAGCCCGCCGCCTGA
- a CDS encoding L-2-amino-thiazoline-4-carboxylic acid hydrolase, translating into MAETIHPFYESHRGAMEAGMRHRLDLAEAMLCERAHLSDVDRIRQEVMDEFENVLTQMPYVGGAASRMSDFFMRLMGFMAISRVLLRHGVSLAVIGEIERETYKAQLLTVPEAERLASGRQFMSSENQALLREQATKSATKGHQKEFPEDFVYDFVESGPDDNFEFGINYKACGFCKFAARHGDKEILPNICGLDFDAYATRGIRLERTQTLAGAANHCDFRFSRLPPDEICFPIRQENSKL; encoded by the coding sequence ATGGCTGAGACCATCCATCCCTTTTACGAGTCGCATCGCGGTGCAATGGAGGCCGGCATGCGCCATCGCCTCGACCTTGCCGAAGCGATGTTGTGCGAGCGTGCGCATCTATCCGATGTTGATCGAATTAGACAGGAGGTGATGGACGAATTCGAAAACGTGCTCACCCAAATGCCCTATGTCGGAGGCGCGGCAAGTCGCATGAGCGATTTCTTCATGCGTCTCATGGGCTTTATGGCCATCAGCCGAGTGCTCCTGCGACATGGCGTGTCGCTCGCCGTGATCGGCGAAATCGAACGGGAAACCTACAAGGCGCAATTGCTCACCGTGCCCGAAGCTGAACGTCTTGCCTCGGGGCGTCAATTCATGTCGTCGGAGAATCAGGCTTTGCTGCGCGAGCAGGCGACGAAAAGCGCTACAAAAGGCCATCAGAAAGAGTTTCCGGAAGATTTCGTCTACGATTTTGTCGAGTCCGGCCCGGATGACAACTTTGAATTCGGCATCAACTACAAAGCCTGCGGCTTTTGCAAATTCGCGGCTCGCCATGGAGATAAAGAAATTTTGCCGAACATCTGTGGGCTTGATTTCGACGCCTATGCAACGCGAGGCATCCGCCTGGAAAGGACACAAACGTTGGCTGGCGCCGCAAACCACTGTGATTTCCGATTCTCGCGGCTCCCGCCGGACGAGATATGTTTTCCAATCCGCCAAGAGAATTCTAAGCTTTAG
- a CDS encoding RidA family protein, with the protein MAQIVSHNPPSVHAPAGGYSMGLELSQQRRLLFISGQVPEKSDGSVPEGFEAQCEQAWRNVIEVLTAAGLGVAHLVKVTTFLTDLSQVVANRAVRRKMLGGHEPALTVMIAETVDSKWLLEIEAIAAE; encoded by the coding sequence ATGGCCCAAATCGTCAGTCACAATCCTCCATCGGTGCACGCTCCCGCCGGTGGTTACAGCATGGGACTCGAACTGAGTCAGCAGCGCCGCCTGCTGTTCATTAGCGGCCAGGTGCCCGAGAAATCTGACGGCAGCGTGCCCGAGGGTTTCGAAGCGCAATGCGAGCAAGCCTGGCGCAATGTCATCGAGGTGCTCACCGCCGCCGGCCTCGGCGTCGCGCATCTGGTCAAGGTCACCACGTTCCTGACCGACCTCAGTCAGGTCGTGGCCAATCGTGCCGTCCGCCGCAAGATGCTCGGGGGACACGAACCCGCGCTGACGGTCATGATCGCTGAAACCGTCGACAGCAAATGGCTGCTGGAGATCGAGGCGATCGCCGCGGAATGA